Proteins encoded together in one Drosophila suzukii unplaced genomic scaffold, CBGP_Dsuzu_IsoJpt1.0 scf_7, whole genome shotgun sequence window:
- the LOC139355052 gene encoding uncharacterized protein, with protein sequence MLVDKMTKWGLSFDGTSVPLSFVEHIEERADTYRIDQKYLSHAIVVVLTGRAESWFRTSGLQGGSWTEVRREFLDFFLLPRYYQRESDRISKGRTNRSRNTSSIFAFRCAAPGSHQKKSWSVCVKACYQSTRYSRAPKTFGRLPNSPTWWSPAAEEAGLAEDIWTPRTHLIAPAECT encoded by the coding sequence ATGTTGGTCGACAAAATGACCAAGTGGGGATTGTCTTTCGACGGCACGTCAGTTCCGCTCAGCTTCGTTGAACACATTGAGGAACGGGCGGATACCTACCGCATCGACCAGAAATATTTGTCCCACGCTATTGTCGTAGTCTTGACTGGCCGAGCCGAGAGCTGGTTTCGCACCAGTGGACTCCAGGGAGGGTCCTGGACCGAGGTCCGACGGGAATTTCTGGATTTCTTTTTACTGCCCAGATATTATCAACGCGAATCCGATCGCATTTCCAAGGGGCGAACGAACCGTTCAAGGAATACCTCGTCGATCTTCGCCTTCAGATGCGCTGCGCCGGGTTCTCACCAGAAGAAGAGTTGGAGCGTGTGTGTGAAAGCATGCTACCAGAGTACCAGATATTCACGCGCCCCCAAGACTTTCGGacggttaccgaactcacccACCTGGTGGTCGCCCGCAGCCGAGGAGGCTGGACTAGCCGAGGATATATGGACACCGAGAACGCATCTGATCGCGCCCGCGGAATGTACCTAA